One Longimicrobiaceae bacterium genomic window, CCCGGAGGCCGTGCACCAGCGCCTCGGGTCCCTGCTCCCCGCGAAAGTGCAGGGTGCGCATTCCCAGGGCGCGGGCGGGCTCCAGGTTCTGCGCGCGGTCGTCCACGAACACCGTCTCGTCGGGGGCACGCTGGACGACCGCCAGCGCGGTGCGGTAGATCCGCCCGTCCGGCTTCATGGCTCCCAGAAACGAGGAGCTGAAGAAGCAGGTGAAGCGGCGCCGCAGCTCGAAGCGGGCGATGCGGTACTCGTTCAGCTCGCGCGACTCGTTGTTGAGCGTCGCCAGCAGGTACCGCCCGCCCTTCGCGAGACGGTCCACCACCTCGAGGCAGCCAGGGAACGCCTCCGACTGCGCCAGCATCGCCTCCCGCAACCGCGCGGCAGTGAAGGCGCGGGGCTCGTGGAAGACCGTGGCGCGCAGGTAGTCGTCCAGGGTACAGCGCCCGGTCTCCAGGGCGGGGACGATCTCGCGGTGGCGGTCCTCGAACTCTTCCAGCTCCACCCCGAAGCGCTCCAGGACGGCCGCGCGCTGCTCCCGGTCCCACCCGTTGCTCAGGAGCACGCCGCCCAGGTCCCAGAAGATCGCGCTGGTCTGCATGGCTCGCGGGAGCGGTGGGGAGCGGTGCCGGTACGCGTCGTGCGGCCCGGCCGGTGGCGGTGTGGCGCCGGGGAGCATATCTTGTTCCGCTGCGGTTTTCCGGCGAATTCGCATCCGTGCGCGCTCCCTCGCGCGGCGGCCTGGAAGGACGAGAATGGCGACGACGAAAGCAAAGAAGCTGGTGGCCGTCCCCGCGGGGAAGGCCGCGCCCGCGACGGCGCACGAGGAGGAGCGCAACCCCGGTACGCCGCTGGACCTGGACTGGGTGGCGGACGCGCGGGTGAACCGGAGCGCCGTGGAGCGGCGCGCGGGGAGCATCGGGGCGCGCCGCACGGTGAAGAAGGAGTGGCAGGCGGCGTGGCTCCTCCGCGCGGTCACGCTCATGGACCTCACCACCCTGGCGGGCGACG contains:
- a CDS encoding HAD family phosphatase, with product MQTSAIFWDLGGVLLSNGWDREQRAAVLERFGVELEEFEDRHREIVPALETGRCTLDDYLRATVFHEPRAFTAARLREAMLAQSEAFPGCLEVVDRLAKGGRYLLATLNNESRELNEYRIARFELRRRFTCFFSSSFLGAMKPDGRIYRTALAVVQRAPDETVFVDDRAQNLEPARALGMRTLHFRGEQGPEALVHGLRELGVEV